One stretch of Prinia subflava isolate CZ2003 ecotype Zambia chromosome 19, Cam_Psub_1.2, whole genome shotgun sequence DNA includes these proteins:
- the CCDC157 gene encoding coiled-coil domain-containing protein 157 isoform X2 gives MAHLLGHRGCMESLRADLRDLQAAIADVCSRAGAVRFPSWKFPDRVSCELDIPVLLQRYRHSDSEPEFSQHAHVVLLELLIDRLLLLLQSSTGYAETLLSGRAVPPARGLGPCMSAGLTARTFWSTMLKLGAFCQQLRDQEKDCRWKIPTQQSTPPSAPQSGKHQKEHLKCFLPDVLESGTAPEAAQSTSVCPSVRVLGSSGSSQPGAGPSLAQSTHSVSTQTPGSPLGSCDACSSTQASLHEVGRAITSICQSQNIPSALSKFQEVLEDSAGTRNLSAKDVSYLASEQSKDLSRINKHLQGLLQQVNPLKAELEETGKQNKKLQKQVEDFSRKLQVEKDTQAEQQRRAEQSLKAKDREHSETVARLEQDKDDLRRGAALLEERLSALKEELAAKQVAVQELELSKATLLEEMRTTMVARSQVLELEEKVQVLTGQRDSLDQELSATSMQLEKEKVRVESMLQHEQAHTPTIVPAG, from the exons ATGGCGCACCTCCTGGGCCACCGCGGCTGCATGGAGAGCCTGCGGGCCGACCTGCGGGACCTGCAGGCCGCCATCGCCGACGTGTGCTCCCGGGCGGGCGCCGTGCGCTTCCCCTCCTGGAAGTTCCCCGACAGGGTGTCCTGCGAGCTGgacatcccagtgctgctgcagcgcTACAGGCACAGCGACAGCGAGCCCGAGTTCAGCCAGCACGCACAcgtggtgctgctggagctgctcataGACAG gctgctgctgctgctgcagagctccacgGGCTACGCGGAGACGCTGCTGAGCGGGCGGGCGGTGCCGCCGGCGCGGGGCCTGGGGCCCTGCATGTCCGCGGGGCTCACGGCCAGGACCTTCTGGAGCACCATGCTGAAACTCGGGGccttctgccagcagctccGCGACCAG GAGAAGGATTGCAGGTGGAAGATCCCCACACAGCAGTCCACTccaccctctgctccccagtCTGGGAAACATCAGAAGGAGCACCTGAAATGCTTCTTGCCAGATGTTTTGGAGTCAGGAACTGCCCCAGAGGCTGCCCAGTCCACTTCTGTGTGTCCAAGTGTCCGTGTGCTGGGCAgctcaggcagctcccagcctggggctggccccagcctggctcagagcaCCCACAGTGTCTCCACGCAGACCCCAGGGTCACCCCTGGGTTCCTGTGAcgcctgctccagcacccagGCCAGCCTCCACGAGGTGGGCAGAGCCATCACCAGCATCTGTCAGAGCCAGAACATCCCTTCAGCTCTCAGCAAATtccaggaggtgctggaggacAGCGCAGGGACAAGGAACCTCTCTGCGAAAGACGTGAGCTACTTGgcctcagagcagagcaaggaCCTCTCCCGGATCAACAAAcacctccaggggctgctgcagcaggtgaACCCCctgaaggctgagctggaagagacagGCAAACAGAACAAGAAGCTGCAGAAACAGGTTGAGGACTTTTCCAGGAAGCTGCAGGTAGAGAAGGACAcccaagcagagcagcagaggagggctgagcagagcctgaaAGCCAAGGACAGGGAGCATTCCGAGActgtggccaggctggagcaggacaagGATGACCTCCGGAGAG gagctgctctgctggaggagCGACTCTCGGCCCTGAAGGAGGAACTGGCAGCGAAGCaggtggctgtgcaggagctgg AGCTCTCCAAGGCCACCTTGCTGGAGGAGATGAGGACCACCATGGTGGCCCGGAGCCAGGTGCTGGAGTTGGAGGAGAAGGTGCAGGTGCTCACAGGCCAGAGGGACAGCCTGGACCAGGAGCTGAGTGCCACCAGcatgcagctggagaaggagaaggtcCGTGTGGAGAGCATGCTCCAGCATGAGCAG gCTCACACCCCCACCATAGTCCCTGCAGGCTAA
- the CCDC157 gene encoding coiled-coil domain-containing protein 157 isoform X1 translates to MAHLLGHRGCMESLRADLRDLQAAIADVCSRAGAVRFPSWKFPDRVSCELDIPVLLQRYRHSDSEPEFSQHAHVVLLELLIDRLLLLLQSSTGYAETLLSGRAVPPARGLGPCMSAGLTARTFWSTMLKLGAFCQQLRDQEKDCRWKIPTQQSTPPSAPQSGKHQKEHLKCFLPDVLESGTAPEAAQSTSVCPSVRVLGSSGSSQPGAGPSLAQSTHSVSTQTPGSPLGSCDACSSTQASLHEVGRAITSICQSQNIPSALSKFQEVLEDSAGTRNLSAKDVSYLASEQSKDLSRINKHLQGLLQQVNPLKAELEETGKQNKKLQKQVEDFSRKLQVEKDTQAEQQRRAEQSLKAKDREHSETVARLEQDKDDLRRGAALLEERLSALKEELAAKQVAVQELELSKATLLEEMRTTMVARSQVLELEEKVQVLTGQRDSLDQELSATSMQLEKEKVRVESMLQHEQSLQAKQRTLLQQLDSLDQEREELQASLAQAEEDKARLAEQLEQSQEQSGKQLQAQQELLDTLQQEKLALEQSILELQANTSRLEEQARELKERERLLVFFPDLHIPTEMQFESSGNLTEDMESQLQANIIRIEVLERENAQLQALLAKVKAAAEQGVLKLVPQAQLGSQLHREAGRQDTGWLSSGSSRGSTGMPACIDKAWQGAPSSQHSKQLRAEPTFQAKPSLTLPVRRLGLGLPSPHTRVHRK, encoded by the exons ATGGCGCACCTCCTGGGCCACCGCGGCTGCATGGAGAGCCTGCGGGCCGACCTGCGGGACCTGCAGGCCGCCATCGCCGACGTGTGCTCCCGGGCGGGCGCCGTGCGCTTCCCCTCCTGGAAGTTCCCCGACAGGGTGTCCTGCGAGCTGgacatcccagtgctgctgcagcgcTACAGGCACAGCGACAGCGAGCCCGAGTTCAGCCAGCACGCACAcgtggtgctgctggagctgctcataGACAG gctgctgctgctgctgcagagctccacgGGCTACGCGGAGACGCTGCTGAGCGGGCGGGCGGTGCCGCCGGCGCGGGGCCTGGGGCCCTGCATGTCCGCGGGGCTCACGGCCAGGACCTTCTGGAGCACCATGCTGAAACTCGGGGccttctgccagcagctccGCGACCAG GAGAAGGATTGCAGGTGGAAGATCCCCACACAGCAGTCCACTccaccctctgctccccagtCTGGGAAACATCAGAAGGAGCACCTGAAATGCTTCTTGCCAGATGTTTTGGAGTCAGGAACTGCCCCAGAGGCTGCCCAGTCCACTTCTGTGTGTCCAAGTGTCCGTGTGCTGGGCAgctcaggcagctcccagcctggggctggccccagcctggctcagagcaCCCACAGTGTCTCCACGCAGACCCCAGGGTCACCCCTGGGTTCCTGTGAcgcctgctccagcacccagGCCAGCCTCCACGAGGTGGGCAGAGCCATCACCAGCATCTGTCAGAGCCAGAACATCCCTTCAGCTCTCAGCAAATtccaggaggtgctggaggacAGCGCAGGGACAAGGAACCTCTCTGCGAAAGACGTGAGCTACTTGgcctcagagcagagcaaggaCCTCTCCCGGATCAACAAAcacctccaggggctgctgcagcaggtgaACCCCctgaaggctgagctggaagagacagGCAAACAGAACAAGAAGCTGCAGAAACAGGTTGAGGACTTTTCCAGGAAGCTGCAGGTAGAGAAGGACAcccaagcagagcagcagaggagggctgagcagagcctgaaAGCCAAGGACAGGGAGCATTCCGAGActgtggccaggctggagcaggacaagGATGACCTCCGGAGAG gagctgctctgctggaggagCGACTCTCGGCCCTGAAGGAGGAACTGGCAGCGAAGCaggtggctgtgcaggagctgg AGCTCTCCAAGGCCACCTTGCTGGAGGAGATGAGGACCACCATGGTGGCCCGGAGCCAGGTGCTGGAGTTGGAGGAGAAGGTGCAGGTGCTCACAGGCCAGAGGGACAGCCTGGACCAGGAGCTGAGTGCCACCAGcatgcagctggagaaggagaaggtcCGTGTGGAGAGCATGCTCCAGCATGAGCAG TCCCTGCAGGCTAAGCAGAggaccctgctgcagcagctggacagCCTGGACCAGGAGCgtgaggagctgcaggccagcctggcacaggccGAGGAGGACAAGGCCCGGCTGGcggagcagctggagcagagccaggagcagagtgggaaacagctccaggcacagcag gagctgctggacacgctgcagcaggagaagctggcaCTGGAGCAAtccatcctggagctgcaggcaaaCACGTCCCGGCTGGAGGAACAGGCACGGGAGCTGAAGGAGCGGGAAAGGCTCCTGGTGTTCTTCCCTGATCTCCACATCCCCACTGAGATGCAGTTTGAGA GCAGTGGGAACTTGACAGAGGACATGGAGAGTCAGCTCCAGGCCAACATCATCCGGATCGAGGTGCTGGAGCGGGAGaatgcacagctccaggctctgctcgcCAAGgtgaaggcagcagctgagcagggcgTGCTCAAG ctcgTCCCGCAGGCCCAGCTGGGGTCCCAGCTCCACAGGGAGGCTGGCAGGCAGGACACTGG GTGGCTCAGCagcgggagcagcaggggcagcacgGGGATGCCAGCATGCATTGACAAGGCCTGGCAGGgtgctcccagcagccagcactcCAAGCAGCTCCGGGCAGAGCCCACATTCCAGGCCAAACCCAGCCTAACGCTCCCAGTGCGGCGCCTGGGGCTTGGCCTCCCCTCACCCCACACCAGGGTTCACCGCAAATAA
- the MTFP1 gene encoding mitochondrial fission process protein 1 isoform X1, whose translation MGQKEPDLYRDTWVRYLGYANEVGESFRSLVPVPVVWASYGVATAYVTADAIDKGRKAAAVSTPPSSPPSLCISTLPLTPVSPQAHAQDSTRVGVAVVDTFVWQSLASVVIPGFTINRLCAASLALLGSLTRWPLPVRRWTTTALGLAAIPLIITPIDRTVDFLMDSSLRKLYKAPGEPPTSH comes from the exons ATGGGGCAGAAGGAGCCCGACCTGTACCGGGACACGTGGGTCCGATACCTGG GTTATGCCAACGAGGTGGGCGAGTCCTTCCGCTCCCTGGTGCCAGTGCCGGTGGTGTGGGCCAGCTACGGCGTGGCCACCGCCTACGTGACCGCAGACGCCATCGACAAGGGTCGGAAAGCTGCCGCTGTGAGTACCCCCCCTTCCTCACCCCCCAGCCTCTGTATCTCCACCCTGCCACTgacccctgtgtccccccaggcCCACGCTCAGGACTCCACACGTGTGGGGGTGGCCGTGGTGGACACCTTCGTGTGGCAGAGCCTGGCCTCGGTGGTCATCCCCGGCTTCACCATCAACCGGCTCTGCGCTGCCTcgctggccctgctggggtcCCTCACACGCTGGCCCCTACCCGTGCGCCGCTGgaccaccactgccctggggctggctgccATCCCCCTCATCATCACCCCCATCGACAG gactgTGGATTTCCTGATGGATTCCAGCCTCCGCAAGCTTTACAAGGCACCAGGAGAGCCCCCGACGTCGCACTGA
- the RNF215 gene encoding RING finger protein 215 isoform X1 produces MAAVRAALLAPLLALGRAGSGPATPARVEVAVAEPGAAGPDGDGARGGAGSAGAVPGGSYTLRGAVLGSGGGRAGPGRGGPRGEREEMEIQGRLVLVGEVEPELGAADSWIGVVPVGIEDPAEGPRGAKEESFTTAVVTKMKRALVLGASALLILALNQNAIRELDVSQLLAKPVIIIQSSDNVTRLLGALLRGLRATAKITYQAVLLENLGVTLTLWSTCGLSRGGLYGEWQGVICPGESSSQVQKYLQQLWNTILLIALLLCTGVMVQAQRQSRQDLLERDAELDLKQHIRRRLLALKARRYHPRKALRSRACEIDSCAVCLDQFHKSQWLRVLPCSHEFHRDCVDPWLLLQQTCPLCKRNILGSCCTDS; encoded by the exons ATGGCGGCGGTGCGGGCGGCCCTGCTCGCCCCGCTGCTGGCGCTCGGCCGGGCCGGCTCGGGCCCCGCGACCCCCGCGCGGGTCGAGGTGGCTGTGGCGGagcccggggcggcggggccggacGGGGACGgggcccgcggcggggccggcagcgCGGGCGCGGTGCCCGGCGGCTCGTACACGCTGCGCGGGGCCGTGCTGGGATcggggggcggccgggccgggccgggccgggggggccCGCGGGGGGAGCGGGAGGAGATGGAGATCCAAGGCCGCCTGGTGCTG GTGGGTGAGGTGGAGCCGGAACTGGGCGCTGCCGACAGCTGGATCGGGGTGGTGCCTGTGGGCATCGAGGATCCGGCCGAGGGCCCCCGGGGTGCCAAGGAGGAGTCCTTCACCACTGCCGTTGTCACCAAG ATGAAGCGAGCCCTGGTGCTGGGGGCCTCCGCGCTGCTCATCCTGGCGCTGAACCAGAACGCCATCCGTGAG CTGGACGTGTCCCAGCTGCTCGCCAAGCCCGTCATCATCATCCAGTCCTCCGACAATGTcaccaggctgctgggagcGCTGCTGCG TGGGCTCCGGGCTACGGCGAAGATCACAtaccaggcagtgctgctggagaacCTG GGAGTGACCCTCACCCTGTGGTCCACCTGTGGCCTGTCCCGAGGGGGCCTCTACGGGGAGTGGCAGGGGGTCATCTGCCCCGGGGAGAGCAGCTCGCAGGTCCAG AAgtacctgcagcagctgtggaacACCATCCTGCTGAtcgccctgctgctctgcaccgGTGTCATGGTGCAGGCCCAGCGCCAGTCGCGGCAGGACCTGTTGGAGCGGGACGCCGAg CTGGACCTGAAGCAGCACATCCGGCGGCGGCTGTTGGCGCTGAAAGCCCGGCGGTACCATCCCAGGAAGGCGCTGCGGAGCCGGGCCTGCGAGATTGACAGCTGTGCTGTCTGCCTGGACCAGTTCCACAAGAGCCAG tggctgcgggtgctgccctgctcccatgAGTTCCACCGGGACTGTGTGGatccctggctcctgctgcagcagaccTGCCCTCTCTGCAAGCGCAACATCCTGG GGAGCTGTTGCACAGACAGCTAG
- the RNF215 gene encoding RING finger protein 215 isoform X2 produces the protein MAAVRAALLAPLLALGRAGSGPATPARVEVGEVEPELGAADSWIGVVPVGIEDPAEGPRGAKEESFTTAVVTKMKRALVLGASALLILALNQNAIRELDVSQLLAKPVIIIQSSDNVTRLLGALLRGLRATAKITYQAVLLENLGVTLTLWSTCGLSRGGLYGEWQGVICPGESSSQVQKYLQQLWNTILLIALLLCTGVMVQAQRQSRQDLLERDAELDLKQHIRRRLLALKARRYHPRKALRSRACEIDSCAVCLDQFHKSQWLRVLPCSHEFHRDCVDPWLLLQQTCPLCKRNILGSCCTDS, from the exons ATGGCGGCGGTGCGGGCGGCCCTGCTCGCCCCGCTGCTGGCGCTCGGCCGGGCCGGCTCGGGCCCCGCGACCCCCGCGCGGGTCGAG GTGGGTGAGGTGGAGCCGGAACTGGGCGCTGCCGACAGCTGGATCGGGGTGGTGCCTGTGGGCATCGAGGATCCGGCCGAGGGCCCCCGGGGTGCCAAGGAGGAGTCCTTCACCACTGCCGTTGTCACCAAG ATGAAGCGAGCCCTGGTGCTGGGGGCCTCCGCGCTGCTCATCCTGGCGCTGAACCAGAACGCCATCCGTGAG CTGGACGTGTCCCAGCTGCTCGCCAAGCCCGTCATCATCATCCAGTCCTCCGACAATGTcaccaggctgctgggagcGCTGCTGCG TGGGCTCCGGGCTACGGCGAAGATCACAtaccaggcagtgctgctggagaacCTG GGAGTGACCCTCACCCTGTGGTCCACCTGTGGCCTGTCCCGAGGGGGCCTCTACGGGGAGTGGCAGGGGGTCATCTGCCCCGGGGAGAGCAGCTCGCAGGTCCAG AAgtacctgcagcagctgtggaacACCATCCTGCTGAtcgccctgctgctctgcaccgGTGTCATGGTGCAGGCCCAGCGCCAGTCGCGGCAGGACCTGTTGGAGCGGGACGCCGAg CTGGACCTGAAGCAGCACATCCGGCGGCGGCTGTTGGCGCTGAAAGCCCGGCGGTACCATCCCAGGAAGGCGCTGCGGAGCCGGGCCTGCGAGATTGACAGCTGTGCTGTCTGCCTGGACCAGTTCCACAAGAGCCAG tggctgcgggtgctgccctgctcccatgAGTTCCACCGGGACTGTGTGGatccctggctcctgctgcagcagaccTGCCCTCTCTGCAAGCGCAACATCCTGG GGAGCTGTTGCACAGACAGCTAG
- the SF3A1 gene encoding splicing factor 3A subunit 1, producing the protein MPAGPVQAVPPAQPAPPAESKPPEEEPKEEAAPAKPVVGIIYPPPEVRNIVDKTASFVARNGPEFEARIRQNEINNPKFNFLNPNDPYHAYYRHKVSEFKEGKAQEPSAAIPKVMQQQQSAQQQLPQKVQAQVIQETVVPKEPPPEFEFIADPPSISAFDLDVVKLTAQFVARNGRQFLTQLMQKEQRNYQFDFLRPQHSLFNYFTKLVEQYTKILIPPKGLLLKLKKEAENPKEVLDQVYYRVEWAKFQERERKKEEEEKEKERVAYAQIDWHDFVVVETVDFQPNEQGNFPPPTTPEELGARILIQERYEKFGESEEVEMEVESDEEDEKQEKTDEPPAQLDQDTQVQDMDEGSDDEDEGQKVPPPPETPMPPPLPPTPDQVIVRKDYDPKASKPLPPAPAPDEYLVSPITGEKIPASKMQEHMRIGLLDPRWLEQRDRSIREKQSDDEVYAPGLDIESSLKQLAERRTDIFGVEETAIGKKIGEEEIQKPEEKVTWDGHSGSMARTQQAAQANITLQEQIEAIHKAKGLVPEDDSKEKIGPSKPNEIPQPPPPSSASNPPASAQPITSVPRPPTMPPPVRAAVVSAVPVMPRPPMTSVVRLPPGSVIATPMPPIIHTPRINVVPMPPSAPPIMSPRPPPMIVPTAFVPAPPVAPVPSPAPMPPVHPPPPMEDEPVSKKLKSEDSLIPEEEFLRRNKGPVTVKVQVPNMQDKTEWKLNGQVLVFTLPLSDQVSVIKVKIHEATGMPAGKQKLQYEGIFIKDSNSLAYYNMTSGSLIHLALKERGGRKK; encoded by the exons aTGCCCGCCGGACCCGTGCAGGCTGTGCCTCCGGCGCagcccgcgccccccgccgaGAGCAAACCG CCAGAAGAGGAGCCCAAAGAGGAAGCAGCACCAGCCAAGCCTGTGGTGGGGATTATTTACCCTCCTCCAGAGGTCAGGAATATTGTGGACAAGACTGCCAGCTTCGTAGCCAG AAATGGTCCAGAATTTGAGGCTCGAATTCGTcagaatgaaataaacaaccCCAAGTTCAACTTCTTGAACCCAAACGACCCCTACCATGCCTACTACCGGCACAAGGTCAGCGAGTTCAAGGAGGGCAAAGCCCAGGAGCCCTCAGCTGCCATCCCCAAGgtcatgcagcagcagcagagtgcccagcagcagctcccacagaag GTGCAGGCCCAGGTGATCCAGGAGACCGTGGTTCCCAAGGAGCCCCCGCCCGAGTTCGAGTTCATCGCCGACCCGCCGTCCATCTCGGCCTTCGACCTGGACGTGGTGAAGCTCACGGCGCAGTTCGTGGCCCGCAATGGGAGGCAGTTCCTCACCCAGCTCAtgcagaaggagcagaggaatTACCAGTTTGATTTCCTTcgcccccagcacagcctgttcAACTATTTCACCAAGCTGGTGGAGCAGTACACAAAG aTCCTGATCCCACCGAAGGGCTTACTCCTCAAGCTCAAGAAGGAGGCCGAAAATCCCAAGGAAGTCCTGGATCAG GTCTATTACAGAGTGGAGTGGGCCAAGTTCCAGGAGCgggagagaaagaaggaagaggaggagaaggagaaggaacgTGTTGCTTATGCCCAGATTGACTGGCACGACTTTGTGGTTGTGGAAACAGTTGACTTCCAGCCCAACGAGCAAG GGAATTTCCCTCCTCCCACCACTCCAGAAGAGCTGGGAGCTCGAATCCTGATCCAGGAGCGTTACGAAAAGTTTGGGGAAAGTGAGGAGGTGGAGATGGAGGTAGAATCAGATGAGGAAGatgaaaagcaagagaaaacagatgagcctccagcccagctggatCAGGACACACAAGTGCAGGATATGGATGAG GGGTCAGATGATGAAGACGAAGGTCAGaaggttcctcctcctccagaaaCCCCGATGCCTCCCCCACTCCCTCCCACACCAGATCAGGTCATTGTGCGGAAAGATTATGATCCCAAAG CCTCAAAACCGTTACCACCCGCCCCGGCTCCGGATGAGTACCTGGTGTCTCCCATCACTGGAGAGAAGATTCCTGCCAGTAAAATGCAGGAGCACATGAGGATTGGGCTCCTGGACCCACGGTGGCTGGAGCAGCGGGACCGATCCATCCGGGAGAAGCAGAGCGATGACGAGGTCTATGCCCCAG GTTTGGATATTGAGAGCAGCCTGAAGCAGCTGGCAGAGCGTCGTACTGATATCTTTGGTGTAGAAGAAACTGCCATTGGTAAAAAGATTGGTGAAGAAGAGATCCAGAAACCAGAGGAAAAG GTGACCTGGGATGGCCACTCGGGCAGCATGGCCCGCACACAGCAGGCTGCTCAGGCCAATATCACTCTGCAAGAGCAAATTGAAGCCATCCACAAGGCCAAGGGACTGGTGCCAGAGGATGACAGCAAGGAGAAGATCGGGCCCAGCAAACCCAATGAGATACCCCAGCCACCCCCTCCTTCCTCAGcctccaacccccctgccagcGCCCAGCCCATCACATCTGTACCTCGTCCACCCACC aTGCCGCCGCCGGTCCGCGCCGCTGTGGTCTCCGCGGTTCCGGTCATGCCTCGGCCCCCCATGACGTCCGTGGTCCGGCTGCCCCCGGGATCCGTCATAGCCACCCCCATGCCTCCCATCATCCACACCCCACGCATCAACGTGGTGCCCATgcccccctctgctccccccatCATGAGCCCCCGCCCACCCCCCATGATAGTCCCCACAG CCtttgtccctgctcctcccgTGGCTCCGGTCCCGTCCCCGGCGCCAATGCCTCCTGTTCACCCACCGCCACCCATGGAGGATGAGCCAGTCTCCAAGAAACTGAAGAGTGAGGACAGCCTGATTCCAGAGGAGGAATTTTTGCGCAGGAACAAG GGCCCGGTCACGGTCAAAGTCCAGGTTCCCAACATGCAGGACAAGACGGAATGGAAGCTGAATGGCCAAGTGCTGGTGTTCACCCTGCCCCTGTCAGACCAG GTGTCTGTTATAAAGGTTAAGATCCACGAGGCCACAGGGATGCCAGCTGGGAAGCAGAAGCTGCAGTATGAG
- the SEC14L2 gene encoding SEC14-like protein 2, with amino-acid sequence MSGRVGDLSPRQAEVLAQFREKLQDVLPSLPSQDDYFLLKWLRARSFDLPKAEAMLRKHVEVRKHMDADNIIAWEPPEVIRKYMSGGLCGYDREGSPVWYEIIGPLDAKGLLFSASKQDLIKNKFRDCEVLRHECDQQSEKLGKKIEMVMMVYDCEGLGLKHLWKPAVDTYGEILAMFEENYPESLKRLFIVKAPKLFPVAYNLVKHFLSEDTRKKVVVLGSNWKEVLQKYIDPAQIPVEYGGTMTDPDGDPKCSSKINYGGDVPQHYYVRDQLAQKYEHSVVVNRGSSHQVEYEILFPGCVLRWQFRSEGADIGFGVYLKTKVGERQRAGDMTEVLPNQRYNAHMVPEDGSLTCSTAGIYVLRFDNTYSFLHSKKVSYSVEVLLPDTASAQQIQGESPNHSP; translated from the exons ATGAGCGGCCGCGTCGGGGACCTGAGCCCGCGGCAGGCGGAGGTGCTGGCCCAG TTCCGGGAGAAGCTGCAGGACGTGCTGCCCTCTCTACCCTCCCAGGACGACTATTTCCTCCTGAAATGGCTCCGAG CGCGCTCCTTCGACCTGCCCAAGGCAGAGGCAATGCTCCGCAAG cacgTCGAGGTGCGCAAGCACATGGATGCCGACAACATCATTGCCTGGGAGCCACCTGAG GTGATTCGGAAGTACATGTCCGGCGGGCTGTGCGGCTACGACCGGGAGGGCAGCCCGGTGTGGTACGAGATCATCGGGCCGCTGGACGCCAAGGGGCTGCTGTTCTCCGCCTCCAAGCAGGACCTGATCAAGAACAAGTTCCGGGACTGTGAAGTGCTCCGGCACGAGTGTGACCAGCAGAGTGAAAAG CTGGGCAAGAAGATTGAGATGGTGATGATGGTGTACGACTGTGAGGGCCTGGGCCTGAAGCACCTCTGGAAGCCAGCTGTGGACACATATGGGGAG ATCCTGGCCATGTTTGAGGAGAACTATCCTGAGTCCCTCAAGCGCCTCTTTATTGTGAAGG cccccaaGCTCTTCCCCGTGGCCTACAACCTGGTCAAGCACTTCCTGAGCGAGGACACACGCAAGAAGGTCGTGGTGCTGGGAT CCAACTGGAAGGAGGTCCTGCAGAAGTACATCGACCCCGCACAGATCCCGGTGGAGTACGGGGGGACAATGACGGACCCCGACGGGGACCCCAAGTGCTCCAGCAAG aTAAACTACGGGGGGGACGTGCCCCAGCATTACTACGTGCGGGACCAGCTGGCACAGAAGTACGAACACTCGGTCGTGGTCAACCGGGGCTCGTCCCACCAGGTCGAGTACGAGATCCTCTTCCCCGGCTGCGTCCTGAG GTGGCAGTTCCGCTCCGAGGGCGCTGACATCGGCTTCGGGGTGTACCTGAAGACCAAGGTCGGCGAGCGGCAGCGGGCGGGCGACATGACCGAGGTGCTGCCCAACCAGCGCTACAACGCACACATGGTGCCCGAGGACGGCTCCCTCACCTGCTCCACGGCCGGCATTT ATGTCCTGCGCTTCGACAACACCTACAGCTTCCTCCACTCCAAGAAGGTGAGCTACAGCgtggaggtgctgctgcccgACACCGCCTCTGCCCAGCAGATCCAGGGGGAGTCCCCCAACCACAGCCCCTGA
- the MTFP1 gene encoding mitochondrial fission process protein 1 isoform X2 translates to MGQKEPDLYRDTWVRYLGYANEVGESFRSLVPVPVVWASYGVATAYVTADAIDKGRKAAAAHAQDSTRVGVAVVDTFVWQSLASVVIPGFTINRLCAASLALLGSLTRWPLPVRRWTTTALGLAAIPLIITPIDRTVDFLMDSSLRKLYKAPGEPPTSH, encoded by the exons ATGGGGCAGAAGGAGCCCGACCTGTACCGGGACACGTGGGTCCGATACCTGG GTTATGCCAACGAGGTGGGCGAGTCCTTCCGCTCCCTGGTGCCAGTGCCGGTGGTGTGGGCCAGCTACGGCGTGGCCACCGCCTACGTGACCGCAGACGCCATCGACAAGGGTCGGAAAGCTGCCGCT gcCCACGCTCAGGACTCCACACGTGTGGGGGTGGCCGTGGTGGACACCTTCGTGTGGCAGAGCCTGGCCTCGGTGGTCATCCCCGGCTTCACCATCAACCGGCTCTGCGCTGCCTcgctggccctgctggggtcCCTCACACGCTGGCCCCTACCCGTGCGCCGCTGgaccaccactgccctggggctggctgccATCCCCCTCATCATCACCCCCATCGACAG gactgTGGATTTCCTGATGGATTCCAGCCTCCGCAAGCTTTACAAGGCACCAGGAGAGCCCCCGACGTCGCACTGA